The genome window TGGCATTTGTGCATTATGTTTAACATTTTGACGACTATGCTTCTCATATTTGTCCGCATTGTGCAGAACTTGTTAGTCAGGTTGTCTCCCATGTTGCTTCTGCTCTATTTAAATGGTTGTGGTCACTGAAAACAGATGAGCCCATTGGTATGAATGTTTTTTTGAACAGCATTTCAAGAACTTCTATGTTATCTTTTGAACTACGTATAGTTCTTGTTGGTAAGATTGATGGTTTGCAATATTTCAGCTATTTCTAGTCGTTCTTTGGTCAAATTTGAAGGAGGATACACTGTGGAGACTTTGTTCGACGGAAGCAAGCATGGAATTGAACCTTACAGCGTGGAGTTGTCTCCAACTGGAGATATTTTGGTTTTGGATTGTGAAAACAGTAACCTCTATAAAATTTCAACCCCATTGTCTCAATGTAAGCTTATTTCTCATCTGAAAATTTTATCTGCTTTGTTTTGTTATCTTGCTTATGCTTTACTGCAAAAAATTAGCCTGAGATGTGTTGTAATGTAAAGTACAGTGAGactgagctctgataccacgttaagtgaccaattctcccagAACGTTTCGGGAGGAGAGCTTACCAAGATTATATTATaatctaacattttcttttctctttctgTGACTTTGGAAAAGAAGTCGGCCCTGATGGTTTAATGATCTTATATTAGTTTTCTTTACAAACACACCAAGTATCTGTGGTTTCTATTGAATTACTTGTGAAATTAGAAACATGTGGCTTCTTTTGTTATGAGGAATACTGCCCTTTTATGTTTTGTTAGATTCTGCTCAAGACCTTCTTTCTTAAAATACGATAGCCCACTATTTGCTTTAAGTGACCTGATTTTAAATACTTATTCGATCACTTTGCAAGTGTTCTCTTGTCGGATCATTTCATGTTGTTTCTGTTCTCATCTAGCAATGGGCCTGATCATCCTGTGCTTCATTAATCAAGTTAGATAATTTTAGAGCTTTTGGAGAATGCAACTCACTAGTTAGTTTGTACTTTGCAGGGTAATTTAgtttgcatatttttttttttgctaaattagtttgCATATTTACCAACacgtatatatgtatatgcatgtGTTCATTTGAATACATCAGATTTCATGAGTATATACCCATCACAGGATATATGGACTGGATAGATGCACATAATATTCGTAGTTCTCCCAGATTCTTTTtaagtgaattttgaaatgcAGATAGCAGGCCTAAGCTTATTGCCGGCTCATCTGAAGGGTACCATGGTCATGTTGATGGGAAGCCAAGAGAAGCACGGATGCACCATCCGAAAGGGCATGCAGTGGATGATCGAGGAAATATTTATCTAGCAGACACCATGAATATGGCAATTAGGAAAATCAGTCATGCAGGTGATGTCAATTCTAAGCATTCACTTGCTCCGTGATTAAATATACTCTCCAAAGATATATCTTCTTCACTGTACTGCATTTCCCTCCTGGTCTGCATGATTATGATTTATGACCAATGCTTCTGCAACATATTGTTGTTCTCTTTACAGGGGTTGTCACCATTGCAGGAGGGACACGGGATCAAGGGCTCGGTCATGTTGATGGTCCAAGTGAAGGTGCAAAATTTTCGGGTGATTTTGATGTGGTTTATGTTGGAAGCAGTTGCTCTCTTTTGGTTGTTGACCGTGGAAACCAGGCAATTCGAGAGATCCAACTCCATGATGAAGATTGTTCTCACCAACACGATGATGATCTTAATTTAGGTCAAACAATTTTTTCAGCAACTTTACTCAATAATCTTGCGGCAAAATTTTACCATATATGCTGACCACACTACTAATATCTggtacaattttttttgatactTGTAGGCATCGCAGTACTTGCTGCAGCTTGTTTTTTCGGTTACATGCTGGCATTGCTACAACGTAGAATTGCAACCATGTTTTCCTCCCACCGTGTAAGAAATCAATGTTTTCGCTTGAACAGATCCCTCTTCAGAATAAGTCTAACCTTGCATGTATTCCTATGACTCTAAATTGCAAATTTACTCGTATCCATAGCAGGATCCCAGATATATGAAAGATATTCCTCCGGTAGCTTATCAAAAACCTCTCAAGTCAGCCAGATCCCCCTTGATCTCAGCTGAAGCTGAACCGGGAAAACAAGAAGGCTTATTTGGCTCACTGACCAAGCCTTTCAGAGAAACATTGCCAGGATTCAGAGAGAAACAACACCAGCATCATTTGCAGCAACAGTATAACCAGCAGCCAAACAGAAATGAAAATGCTTGGCCACAAGAGAGCTTCACTATTCCAAACAAAGATGAGCCTCCTCCATTAGAAACAAGCGATCCAAGATATAGCTATCCTGTCACAACTAATAAAATGGAGAAAAGTCGCCAGCTGAAGAAAAGCCGGACGGTCTATGAGGATTGGAATGATGATTTTCACCGACAAGAACAGCCACAACAGATACAACATCATTATCAACAACAACAGTgccagcagcagcagcagcatcaCTCAGCTAATCCTCAGACTTACTATGAGCAAAACCGCGAGACAAATGAGATAGTGTTTGGGGCAGTTCAAGAGCAAGATGGACGCCGTGAAGCTGTGGTGATCAAAGCCGTTGATTATGGAAATCCTACTTACAGTAATCATAATGTTCGATCCAGATATAACTATATGGGATTCTCATATGGGTACTGATAAAATATACTTTCAGTCTGCTCtacattataaagaaaattttgTAGATGATCATTAAGTAACAGCAGAGTTAATTTACTGTCCTACTTAGATTAACTGTCATActatttgtactttatttatcaCTAATGACCATGATCAACAGTTATACACAATCAAGAGAATTTCAGTGAGTTCTAGAATTACACAAAATTGACATAATTACATGCATACATGTATATGATCTAAAACTCAGAATTGCCAAACCTAGGACACAATATGTGAAGAGCTCTAAGTATTCCTCTCAAATCAATTAACCGACTATTTCTTGTGAGACGGATGGATGATTGTTCAGAGATCATCGTCGAGGATATTTCATACTGAAGTAAGTATACAGATTGCACAAATTCCTCAAGCTCCTCAAATTGCATACTTAACAAAACTTAAAAAACAGAAGACTCATAAGTTAAAAGAATCTGAAATGTCCATGGATCTCTCATCCTCCTCTTTAAGAGTATTGATCATGAGAGCAACCTGGTGGATGCTAGGCCTGGATTTAGGTGAATCATTAACACATTTTATAGCAATTTGCAGCAAATTCACCATCCGCTCTTCACTTGCGCATTCTTTAATCAAGATTCTATCAAATACTTCCACTGTCCATTCTTCTCTAACCACTGAAAGAACCCATTTAGCTAAGTTCATTCCATTGTTTTGTACAACTGCTTCCTTTCCTGTTAACATTTCCAGAAGAATCACACCGAATGCATATATATCAGATTTGAATGCTGCCTGATCATCAATTTCTTGTGTGGCCAGAACATTGTTTACATTAGGAATTATTGCAAGTTCTTGGTTGATCAGGCCATATTCAATAATACATGGCTCCATACTCTGATTCATTAAAATGTTCGAGGACTTCAGATTTCCGTGTCCAATTGGATCATACTTAAGCTCTTCTTGCATGAATGCTAAGGCCTTTGCAATGTTTGCTGCTGCACCAATTCTGCTGCTCCAGTCAAATGCTTGCTTCATTTGATCCCCTGTAAACAAAAGTTTAACTTATTAtttgaaactattttttaaattgtggTGCTTACAGTATTTTCTCGCGAAGTTTGAGTGGAAATTACCATGAATGAGCGTGAAGAGACTTCCATTAGACTGGTACTCATATACTACAAGTTTTTCTTCTTTGGATGTGTAAAAGGCAACCGGAGACAATACATTTGGATGCCTAATTCGATCTAGTCTCTTCATTCTCTGCTTGAATGCATCTGCTGACATTGCTGAATCCTTTATCCTTTTAACAGTCAAGTGCTTACCTAGAGATTCACACATCACCTTATACACACTGCCATGCTTCCCTCTACCAAGCAGCTCAGCCGGTGCCTTCAGCAATTCCTCAAATTTTAACCCATTTACGTCTGGACTAGTAGAAACTACTGCACCTGGCGAACCCTTACCTGCACTTTCAGCGGATGCAACCAAGATATTTGATTTGATCAACACACTCTCACATTCATCTGATACTATTTTAAGTTTGATGTTACTGTCATCAATATCTGCCACCTTCTTTTGCCCCAACTCAATCATTGTATCATATTCTTTTTCCTTTCCTTTTCTGCAGAACTTGTACACAACGAGAATGATCACAATCAAACCTACAAGAAAATAGCCTACAAACATGAGGATCTCTTCAGTGGAGAGACCCTTCTTTGATTTCTTCTTCTCTTTTGGCTCTTCGGATACTAGCTCTTCTAACTTTGAAACTACTCGTGCTGATGGGCATGTATTTGGCAAAGGGTTACCACACAACTTTGAGTTATATATGTAGCTGGTGGCAGGAAATTGAGAACCTCCATCAGGAATAGGTCCACTGAAATCATTCATGGATACATTAAATTTCACCAATTTGGTAAAATTAAAAGGTGGCAAAGGCCCTGAAAGATGATTGCCTTGAACCAGAAATTCCACCAAACCAGTGATCCTAGCCAAATCTGGTAAAGAACCATAAAATAGATTGTCTGAGATCTCAAACACCTTTAGATGCCTTAATCTGGAAAATGACCCAGGAAGGCTTCCAGAGAATCTGTTCCCGCGTAAACTCAACTTCTTGATAAACTTGCACTTTGAAATGTGATCAAGATTCTCACCCTCAAGATGGTTGTCACTGAGACTAATGACTGTAAGAGATTCAGCCAGAGACTGCACATTGCAGATAATGCTCGGATCAAAAGTTCCAGAAAGATTCATGCTATCAAGCAACAGTCTATCCACTTTCGAAGTCTTGGCATCACATATAACACCTTCCCACATGCAAAAATCTGAAGTTGGTACTTCATTGCTTGACCCAAGTTTCACAAAAAAATTGAGCAATGCGGTTTGCACAACTTCCTCAGACTTTGACAGACTCGAAAGGAAAATGAACGATACGAAGATGAGCAGGATATGATTTGGATTCATTTTACACAAATACAGCAAGGAGAACTAGTTGGGAGCTCCAGAGTATGAATGTGTTAAGTTTGATGAAAAGAACAATGAGTTCTGTTAGATTTGGAGTTTAAATTATTGCATTTTGGCGGATTTCACAATAGATggtttgtattattgtataataTAGTTTAAGTAACTGTTTCAATGACAAGGAATGATGATTTGTAATAATCTAGAACTGGAATTATGTGGAATTCATTGGCCGTGCAGGTTAACAGTTAGGACTAGATTGTCACTGACTCTTTCTTAGGCATATTCTTCATAAACCGTAGACTGCATCAAAGCCATTTTACTTTCAGTTGGAGAATTTTTTGTCTTGAATCTACCTTTTTTCATACAAATTAAAGTAGATTTTAATTAGTCATGTAGATTCTCCTCGGCTCACAGACTCGATCCCCGCCTTATTCGACCCGGATT of Daucus carota subsp. sativus chromosome 3, DH1 v3.0, whole genome shotgun sequence contains these proteins:
- the LOC108214113 gene encoding uncharacterized protein LOC108214113 isoform X1, coding for MSNHQMVFMISLILFAGFSSASATPPAKLVSQVVSHVASALFKWLWSLKTDEPIAISSRSLVKFEGGYTVETLFDGSKHGIEPYSVELSPTGDILVLDCENSNLYKISTPLSQYSRPKLIAGSSEGYHGHVDGKPREARMHHPKGHAVDDRGNIYLADTMNMAIRKISHAGVVTIAGGTRDQGLGHVDGPSEGAKFSGDFDVVYVGSSCSLLVVDRGNQAIREIQLHDEDCSHQHDDDLNLGIAVLAAACFFGYMLALLQRRIATMFSSHRQDPRYMKDIPPVAYQKPLKSARSPLISAEAEPGKQEGLFGSLTKPFRETLPGFREKQHQHHLQQQYNQQPNRNENAWPQESFTIPNKDEPPPLETSDPRYSYPVTTNKMEKSRQLKKSRTVYEDWNDDFHRQEQPQQIQHHYQQQQCQQQQQHHSANPQTYYEQNRETNEIVFGAVQEQDGRREAVVIKAVDYGNPTYSNHNVRSRYNYMGFSYGY
- the LOC108214113 gene encoding uncharacterized protein LOC108214113 isoform X2, with protein sequence MSNHQMVFMISLILFAGFSSASATPPAKLVSQVVSHVASALFKWLWSLKTDEPIAISSRSLVKFEGGYTVETLFDGSKHGIEPYSVELSPTGDILVLDCENSNLYKISTPLSQYSRPKLIAGSSEGYHGHVDGKPREARMHHPKGHAVDDRGNIYLADTMNMAIRKISHAGVVTIAGGTRDQGLGHVDGPSEGAKFSGDFDVVYVGSSCSLLVVDRGNQAIREIQLHDEDCSHQHDDDLNLGIAVLAAACFFGYMLALLQRRIATMFSSHRDPRYMKDIPPVAYQKPLKSARSPLISAEAEPGKQEGLFGSLTKPFRETLPGFREKQHQHHLQQQYNQQPNRNENAWPQESFTIPNKDEPPPLETSDPRYSYPVTTNKMEKSRQLKKSRTVYEDWNDDFHRQEQPQQIQHHYQQQQCQQQQQHHSANPQTYYEQNRETNEIVFGAVQEQDGRREAVVIKAVDYGNPTYSNHNVRSRYNYMGFSYGY
- the LOC108212592 gene encoding probable inactive receptor kinase At2g26730 translates to MNPNHILLIFVSFIFLSSLSKSEEVVQTALLNFFVKLGSSNEVPTSDFCMWEGVICDAKTSKVDRLLLDSMNLSGTFDPSIICNVQSLAESLTVISLSDNHLEGENLDHISKCKFIKKLSLRGNRFSGSLPGSFSRLRHLKVFEISDNLFYGSLPDLARITGLVEFLVQGNHLSGPLPPFNFTKLVKFNVSMNDFSGPIPDGGSQFPATSYIYNSKLCGNPLPNTCPSARVVSKLEELVSEEPKEKKKSKKGLSTEEILMFVGYFLVGLIVIILVVYKFCRKGKEKEYDTMIELGQKKVADIDDSNIKLKIVSDECESVLIKSNILVASAESAGKGSPGAVVSTSPDVNGLKFEELLKAPAELLGRGKHGSVYKVMCESLGKHLTVKRIKDSAMSADAFKQRMKRLDRIRHPNVLSPVAFYTSKEEKLVVYEYQSNGSLFTLIHGDQMKQAFDWSSRIGAAANIAKALAFMQEELKYDPIGHGNLKSSNILMNQSMEPCIIEYGLINQELAIIPNVNNVLATQEIDDQAAFKSDIYAFGVILLEMLTGKEAVVQNNGMNLAKWVLSVVREEWTVEVFDRILIKECASEERMVNLLQIAIKCVNDSPKSRPSIHQVALMINTLKEEDERSMDISDSFNL